A segment of the Nilaparvata lugens isolate BPH chromosome X, ASM1435652v1, whole genome shotgun sequence genome:
GTCATAATCTCCCGTTTAATGTGTGTTATTACTGGATTCACAATTAATCGttcaatatatttgaaacaTCGCATTTTGAAGCTTCACCTTTGCTTCATATTTTGAACAGCAATTTTCAttgcaaattcaatttttacataaCCTTACCTTGAAGCCACAGCGCTTCAGTGAACTTTTCAGTTTTTCCTAATtatgtttattgtattataagcATTCTAAGTATTGCTTTACTAGTTCTGGTAATAGCTATTACAAATTTTCGGACTTGTCATTACATCGCCTTTCGGCGTATATTTCATTATAACCTATATTTTGTAAATCCCAATTTACATAAGCATTCTAAGTATTGCTTTACTAGTTTTGATACAAGCCATTACAAATTTGGACTTGTCATTGCATCGCTCTTCAGCGTATATTTCTTTTGTGTAATCTGTTTTGTTTACATTTCCATTtacataacctactttgttTTACAACGTTTTATTTGCTAGCCTATGTGTAACCTTGCTACAGATCTTTTCCTATTGcagttattacaataattagcccttgctattattattatctttattcaagTCACATTTTTACTAGTTTTGAATCTACTGACTTAGTAATTTGATTAAGTTGCTACCGCAATATAGCGTTCAAATAATTGTGCTATTGTTCTGATGtgtgtaataattatgtattgatGAGCTTTCTACCAATTTTAGACAGcactaaataattttcatttttaccaACATTTTTGTCAACTTATGTTTTCTACAATTGAGACGTTTCAAGTCTTTATCTCGATTTATTCAAGACTCAAATCGATCTAATCAATTCAAGCATTTTGTTAGCATCTTGCGCATACCCTGTTTTACATATCATcctatattgtattattctttGTTTGTTGTACTAATTAACCTTTGTATTTACAGCTAATGTTCTCTGTAGATATTTTGTATACctattgaattatcaaattgTTTTGTCTTTACGAATTTGGTCTAgtacctaaattaaattttcataaagcAATTCACccctttgaaaattatattttcttaataattcaTGGTCAATTTGAGTAGTAGGCATTAAAATAACTTTGCAATTTATCTaatttcatacaattattttaaagtcaattttgtatttgagaTACATCAAATTCTCTTTTTTCTGCTTTTGTGCTTATGTGCCCATCTGAAATCTAGTTACAGCAACTGCTGTTTTTGTTCATAtaaattttttactattttctgttgtttattaaattgaatattgttaacCAATCTTTTCATTTGGTGTCTTACCCTTTTTTCTTAGCTACTATCagagttaccattttgcctccAAGCTGCAATCAGTCTTGCAAGCACAGTGGTTACTCATCTCGGATATGTGGAATTTCGTCCATGCAAGTAATaagacttatttatttcttactcatcatttttattcattcggCTCATTGCCACACAAATAAGATACAGTCCACTAATTTCTCTTGgacaaattcttcaagattcaaaATGACTTAGTCAAAAAGAGGGCGCTTCCAATGGGAAGCCCAATATCTGTATACTNNNNNNNNNNNNNNNNNNNNNNNNNNNNNNNNNNNNNNNNNNNNNNNNNNNNNNNNNNNNNNNNNNNNNNNNNNNNNNNNNNNNNNNNNNNNNNNNNNNNTATTTTCTCAATAAAGTCCAACTAcggaaattattattctaatatcagTCTTTTCTCCTGAGAAATCTTAAATCTAAAACAcgtaaaaatcaatcaataaataagtaatcaaatactacccATGTCACATAAGGATGTAACATAGTTCCCAATAGTTGAGACTTGGAAGAACATAAAATTGACTTATTGTATCAtgtttcttcaaagatttttcctATTATGAAGATTATTTGATGTTTTTCGAGtttcatattttaattttcaagatggaataaacattttttatttctccATTCTTATATCTCTCAATAATCTTATACTCCCAATGCATATTTCATAATGAGAAATTGAGACATACAACATTAATTGTGATGTACAGAGTGTTTCTGAAATAGACCGACAGATATCGTGAGTGGTTTTCTGaaattaaaattaacaaaaaagtTTCAGTAAACAAGTTCCTGAAATGCTTTATTACCGAGATAATTATGGCGTAAGATTgtacattttttccaaatttttcatGTTATTACTTTGTGGCCTCATGAGGATATTTGAGTAATCGATTCTTCTATGAGATCAGCTGAGAAATCTGAGGTATATGAAATGATTGTTGAGGTAATAGGAATTTGTCAAAAtagtaattttcaatttaagaggGATATAACTAGTATTCCTATTGTTAAACGATATTCCAAGTCAAAGAGAAATTCAGATGATTTGATtctgaagaaaaaatgttcaattacTACTTAGGACTACTACTACTATGTTCTCTAAAAAGCATCCAAACCTCATAATACtgttattttgttaatcaaagcaaacattttaaaaattgctGATTTTTCTGTTCTGACTCCTTCTGAGTCCTGATTTATTAGGTTTGGGTGAATTTAGGCAACATAGTGAGTAAAAGTTTTTCTCCAGAACTGAACTATTGTCCTTGTTATATTccttttaaattgaaaattacattttttggCAATTGttttccatttgaatttgaatatgttTCCCATTTTCTCAACAATCATTGAAGTCACATACTCCTATTTGAGTTTATACTAATAGGTTTGATTTCACATAGTTTGATCATTTTAGTACCCTCATGGAGACAGcagaaaatgataaaattataaatttagtaAAATCTTCAGCCATCATTATCTCGGTAACAAAGCATTTTAAGACCAATGCTTACtggattttttttctttattttgatGCAAGGGATTTACGAAGTTTTTcgttttatttcaaaaacattcTGTATGTTGACTAAAACGACCCACATGAGTCATAAGTCTTGTTTTATGATTAATAAGGTAATCGTAACTtctgggccactctgtattattACAACTTTATATATCCCAATAGTTGTATTGTTCAAGTACAAGTATGAgtcaatttctcattaatttttaaagataaaaaataattaatattttccaaCAGTTTTGAGTTTAGAGGAAGTTCACGTTAACTGTTCTTGATTACGTTTGTAGATTTGCAGTTCTTCCACTCTCATCTCCTtgattgatttgtttttgtGAATACCTGACATTAGAGGAATTGTTGTGTTGCAGATGCTGAACGAAATCAATCGAGCGAGCTTGTTCCTATTGAAGCTGATGCGTGCTCGCGACCGCTTGTCCAGGGAAATGACAATCTCGCTGCGAGACGCTCTGGTGACCGTAATGGTGACCCGCTACCGCAACCACTGGTTCCCACTGTCGCCGGACCGTGGCTCTGCCTACCGCTGCATCCGCGTCAACCGTTGCATCAACAGTGATCCTGTGATCACGGCCGTCGCGCACATCACCGGACTCAGTGCCAAACTCATTCGCAGCTGGCTTCCACTAGAGTTCACCATGTGGGTGGACCCGAATGAGGTCAGCTACCGCATCGGCGAGAATGGAAGTGTAATGGATGTGTTCCTGCCCGACATCGAGGATATCCAGGGCTTCATTTCCAACCCCATCCCTGAACTGGAAACAAGCTTGGACGTGTTAGACAGATGTATAGTAACAACTCATTCTACTACTTATTATCACCAACTGAACTATTATTTgtgtgatgaatattattacttggaacacatttttttctccataaaaagaaatatacaaaatatacaaaacaTACAAAATATCTGTCCAGATTACTTATGAATTATGATTTTTGTACCGAAGTTCGTTCACTGTTGAAAAGAGAAAATATGtgattttaaaacttcagaaaagtgtcgaaacaataaaacaaagaCAAGTGAAATATGTCATAttctatcaattattcaatctaaaaaaataattttctgtaCAGTATCAAGTACATTTTATGATGGAAAATGTAATTACTGATTATCTAATAATCTATATTATGGACCATTCAATGCCGAATTTCTACATTCAACATGCTCGGCTCTATACACAATTTTAGATATGAAACTGAAATCTTTTATGAATTactaaaatgtaatattttatctCTGCTCTTTCATTGAAGATTtgcatttcaatttttctctcttacaGTAATCCAGTTTATATTCAAGTAAAtgcattgaaaaattatttccgTATaagtataatatttaatttatttgaccatgcaatttgaaactaatagtgcaataaaaaattgagttttatactaTCTTATTGAAAAACAGAGGAATTAAAGTTTTGATTTTTAACTTTCTgttgcaaaatttctaaaacaagaaagatttaaattattattattatcctgtATAGGATGGGGTAAATTATTTAACGGTTCACGAAAAAATAGTGTTCACTATAAAGATTTCAGACATCGCTGAAATTAATCTTTCCATcagtttcatttttttttctaaaaaacaAGTTGCCTTTCTGGTATGTATCTTACCGTTCtttaaaaacatatttatgatttatcataatTAGTATCAGTTTCTTTGCAATCacatattttctcttgaatCTACTACTACAGGTAACTACTTctattgaataactttattttattctattgattaaCAGGGaactacttctacttcttttgCAGCACTTCATTATGATTATGAAATCCATCTATTATACTCGGTTCTgtcataaaaatacattttcagaaAAGCAAGTATAAGTTAGTTTAAAGCAAGTTAGTGTTAGTTTTAGTTAGTATTAGTTAAGTTAGTTTTAGTTAAAAGCAAGTCAGttgagttttcaaaaaaatgatattttatttcattaagaAGCCATACTATGGAAACCTGTTACATTAGACTTATAAgaagaactattatttttcatgataaAGACTGGATTAGCATTCAGGTCGATAGACGGAgtacaaatgaaaatattttgtgtaacTGTGATTGGAAATTTCTTTGTAATTCAGTGTAGCTTAGTGTCATTgtgattttatataataaaaattagtagacaTTTCGTAGCTTATTCAATGTATATAGTGATGATGTTTAAGGTACACAATTTTTGTACTAGAAGGTTGTTGTTACAGAGAGAAGACTTACTAATTTAAGTAGTTATTATAGAATGTCTTTCTATGATACGTTTTGCagcttaaaaaaatatatatatatatttatattataactttctaaaacaatatatatatatatatatatatatatatatatatatatatatatataacatagAGCATATATGATTCTCTCTTAGTGTGAAAGATTGCATTTaaaaattctatattttatgaaatgaatttacattttatacaGAATCCAAAAATTTTAACTCTTGAAAATTCAGGGTGCTTGATATTTTCAGTTGATGTAGTATACCGCAACATATTTCACGTGCCTTTGAAACCGGTTCAAATGTTTTCAAATAGAAATTACACAGTATTATTGTGGCCTTGGATTAGACTGAAAGTTTTCTTGCATCCAGCTGATTAAAGTCCCATGAATATGTGTCGGAAAATTGAGATTTTTACACATGACTTAATATTTATTAAAGTTTTAAGGACTCAacctttcaattaatttttttcgtatttTGGTGTAAGAATGAATAAGTTTTGAATTATGTAACCTgaaatattgaatcattcaagCATGTATTCAGttgtaaatgttttattgtaaattaataaatcttatagcaccctttatttttataacctgaagatgctataagatttattttgttttattaatttaaaagtagcccatgtcaataagtgttttatgttttattgtatatttagTCGAtatgattatatttattttcattggtGTAATTTCATTTCACTGATTAATATAACATATTCATGTGAGCCATGAATTTATCTTAATATTCTAAGTCAATTGCATTGGTTCTCCTGTAGCCCaagtagaatagaatgactgcctttattttataccaaGTGAGTGCCcaagtaacagaaaaatatttaagctatattgtaaaaaatatttgtacaatgtatttacaatattgaaaattatttaacattttatgaacattgttttgaaacaaacttatatatcaataaatatttacaaaacaatattgtGGAAATACTTTGTAGATATTTTTTAGAGATGGTTTTAATATTGATTTAAcatttaatcaatatgaaaaccatctttaaaaaaaatattgacaaaatatttccaCAAAAtcgtttcaatattttttggaaaatatttattgttataaatgtaagtttgtttcaaaacaatatttataaaatgttgaaaaataatttcaaatattgttatatatttgtaaaaaattgttttaaaaatatcaaatgaaagaAAATTTCATTAAATCTCCTTAAGATGACGTCCTCTTACAGTGCTGGGTAGGGAAGTTGTTGCACTGGCTCTGTTAGAGACATCATCTTACATTGATTAAATTAGattttcttttgtgcaactggccaTTAGGGCTACCTCGCTCAATTTTGGCACTGCATATATGTATAAATTAATTACAGTGACTCTATAATGAGACTTCATAGAGTCATACAGTGACTCAATAAAGACTCTtcatataaccatagagaaacgatagcataagtagatatcccaaggtatagggcgtttatgtcgcaactcttactgttatctcaagcgtaattcgacaataatcaacagtaatcggcttgagataacagtaaaagttgcgacataaacgtcctataccatgggatatctacttacgctattgtttctctatgatataactgactcacagaataaaaattagaaaattttattgaagtaGATGGGAATCTAATGAAAGGTAATATAGACTCAGAGTATAAACTAAGCTGATTGCTCAAAGCTCTTACAAAACTATTTGCCCGACATTCTTGAAAACTTACAAAAATAGGCATAAATATTGTAGGACACCCTACAGATGTCTTCTGGatgcaataattataaaattaggaTATCCACTGGACATCCATCTACATCCAACAGACATCCAAATTCAATCCATGCTAGACTTTTTTGGAAACTGTAGGACATCCTATAGATGTAAGTTTGAAACAAACTTACATGTCTTGTGGATGccataattatgaaattagtaaaTGCATTGGACATCTACTTATGACCAAATTTGGTCTTGCTTTCTTGACCATTGGGGAACTTGACCATTAAAGATGTTTgtcataaatacatttttcataatatagTGAAGATTTGGTTACCATTCCGGTGCAGTTCTTGCCCCGAAACGGTACTCAATTCTAGATTCTGatgaaaaaatttcaataaataaaatgcacATTAGAATTTTAacaacattttattttcaaatcacaaATTAAACAAACAGTTCATAAGCCTTAGAGAATACACACTGTATTCTATTTGTGTTGATTATGTCAACAAATGCAATAAATAAAcacaagtaaataaataaatacaagtaaaCATTGGTAGAagtaaaaaacaatattaataaaaacttttagtacccttttattaaatactttaaaatatttaacgGTTtaatattaacattattttaacttgaaaatgaccaatgaATGAAAGTAGtcactaaaatatttttaagtttttaataaaagggtactgaaagtcttatattgtttttatttgaatcaagtataGTAGCCCATAATTATAAGCGAAGTGATTTTATTGTTACAAgtatttattattgacaaaCTATCAACATTTTTTGATAGGCCTATCATAAAAGTAATAAAGATTAGATTCACAACAAAACCCATCCTTTTTTATGAGTAATATGGCTACTACAAAACAAACAATTATGCACTAGAGTGTGCCACTAGACGGGGATGATTGGAAACTAACTTACATGTCTTGTGGATGccataattatgaaattagtaaaTGCATTGGACATCTACTTATGACCAAATTTGGTCTTGCTTTCTTGACCATTGGGGAACTTGACCATTAAAGATGTTTgtcataaatacatttttcataatatagTGAAGATTTGGTTACCATTCCGGTGCAGTTCTTGCCCCGAAACGGTACTCAATTCTAGATTCTGAtgaaaaaacttcaataaataaaatgcacATTAGAATTTTAacaacattttattttcaaatcacaaATTAAACAAACAGTTCATAAGCCTTAGAAAATACACACTGTATTCTATTTGTGTTGATTATGTCAACAAATGCAATAAATAAAcacaagtaaataaataaatacaagtaaaCATTGGTAGAagtaaaaaacaatattataaaaacttttaatacccttttattaaatactttaaaatatttaacggtttaatatttaacattattttaacttgaaaatgaccaatgaATGAAAGTAGtcactaaaatatttttaagtttttaataaaagggtactgaaagtcttatattgtttttatttgaatcaagtataGTAGCCCATAATTATAAGCGAAGTGATTTTATTGTTACAAgtatttattattgacaaaCTATCAACATTTTTTGATAGGCCTATCATAAAAGTAATAAAGATTAGATTCACAACAAAACCCATCCTTTTTTATGAAGTAATATGGCTACtacaaaacaaacaaacaattatGCACTAGAGTGTGCCACTAGACGGGGATGATTGGAAACTAACTACTCAGCGCCAAactccattaaattcaaatggCATCAACACATGAACTCAATTTTGTTTTATGTtctgaaaaacttacatttttaattatagaaaaatatgataaaGAAGTTATTAATATAAGAAACAATATTAGTTTCAAGTgaactattaaaaaatataataagttaATGAAGTGTTTAATATCAAAAACAATATGAGATATCACTTGATTTCATTACATATGAATCTATGAAACAATATAATTTCATCATGATTACAGTACATGAGTAATTTATCATCTTTGAATTTATGGGAAATTTAGCATCAATTGATATTAGCAATTAaatgatattttacaatattcattatttttcaaaattattgatacaaaataaaaaagaatacaGTGTCTCTATAGACTCGAAGAACTAGTTATTTTCAtccattacaaaaaaatatatatataattacatatatatttatacacattTAATATATTCGTCTTTCAGTCTCGAAATTATTTAAACAACAGGTagtttcatgatatttacaaaatatgaaacaAATACACAAACTATATTACAAGATTAAAGTGGATTAAGGACACACGGAaagcaaaaaatgaaaaaaatatcaatttttgaattttagcGCCATCTGATAGAGTATTCTTTTGTGAATTAATCAATGTATAACACTTGATATTTGCATGaatactttatataaaataaaatcttcaaaGAATATGATGTCATTCTCCATTTTACCCAATAATTTGTTGaatcacaaaatttttcaaaacaatataaCTTTTGGAAGGAATGACCGATTTCCATGATTCTTTTGATATTGTGTTGGCAATACTTTCAGTCATATGTTTTCAAATCTGCCAAATGCCAATGTGTAGCTCGTTTTGTTGGTTAGTTTGTTCTGTTTACAAGATATTGTATGGTTCGCAGCTTTTAGTAGATTTTTGGACGATTTTCGTGAATATTTTTTCTGGTTCTACTATTTATAATCTACGAACTAGTTATCCAACATTATAATGCCAAGAGATTGGCTGAAGATTTTGAAG
Coding sequences within it:
- the LOC111045807 gene encoding protein BTG2-like, which codes for MIVEMLNEINRASLFLLKLMRARDRLSREMTISLRDALVTVMVTRYRNHWFPLSPDRGSAYRCIRVNRCINSDPVITAVAHITGLSAKLIRSWLPLEFTMWVDPNEVSYRIGENGSVMDVFLPDIEDIQGFISNPIPELETSLDVLDRWNYFYFFCSTSL